In the genome of Fervidobacterium thailandense, one region contains:
- a CDS encoding tetratricopeptide repeat protein, with translation MRRIFAFLILLSAVFGFSLSQKSVEYYTAAELSYKSGDYATALRNYELAVSYDRSLESYDPMLKFKMGICAYMVGDYIKAKGYLSGYQSDFVRELIDSIEKRQAQDEWKKWILRNRPTTPAATEIVQLPQTDQTNQGTSLMRRILILVVVFVTTFAALLFAEYRILALKRRLIELPPPTRPSGTYTPGSVEPQQQVVATEPAKALEQEELSLIPENAQVIEFDALIKSDIEIFEELLREIESGGLKPGEEAKVAEAEKGASSERFEILEEIEKGKKEIEEISNVLDELGLTAETAAGQESSQTESAEVVEKNLVDNLRKFQETTAPGERSEELTLQEFELLQKPFHEFDTLEQITERETRILVKKLLKEVEELKEVQSSTDS, from the coding sequence ATGAGAAGGATATTTGCGTTCCTAATCCTTTTGTCCGCAGTTTTTGGATTTTCACTCTCCCAAAAGAGCGTTGAATACTATACCGCTGCCGAACTTTCCTATAAATCTGGCGATTACGCTACCGCACTCCGGAATTACGAGCTGGCAGTAAGTTACGACAGAAGTTTGGAAAGTTACGACCCCATGCTTAAATTCAAGATGGGGATCTGTGCTTACATGGTTGGAGATTACATCAAAGCGAAGGGGTATCTATCGGGTTATCAGTCCGATTTCGTGCGTGAGTTAATCGACTCCATCGAAAAACGACAAGCCCAGGATGAGTGGAAAAAGTGGATACTGAGGAACAGACCCACCACACCAGCTGCCACGGAAATAGTCCAGCTCCCGCAAACTGACCAAACTAATCAGGGTACTTCATTAATGAGACGGATACTGATCTTGGTGGTTGTGTTCGTCACAACCTTCGCCGCGCTGCTTTTTGCTGAATACAGGATCCTCGCGTTGAAAAGGAGACTTATCGAACTACCACCTCCCACAAGACCTTCGGGAACGTACACACCTGGCTCCGTGGAACCTCAGCAACAAGTTGTGGCTACAGAACCGGCTAAGGCCCTGGAACAGGAGGAGCTGTCACTCATCCCTGAGAATGCTCAGGTGATCGAGTTTGACGCACTGATTAAAAGCGATATTGAAATTTTCGAAGAACTGCTCCGTGAAATTGAAAGTGGTGGATTGAAACCCGGTGAAGAGGCAAAGGTTGCGGAAGCAGAAAAAGGAGCGTCGAGTGAGAGGTTCGAGATATTAGAGGAAATTGAGAAAGGTAAAAAGGAAATAGAAGAAATATCCAACGTCCTGGATGAGCTTGGCTTAACTGCGGAAACAGCTGCGGGACAAGAGTCCTCGCAAACTGAGAGCGCTGAAGTTGTTGAGAAGAATCTTGTTGATAATCTAAGGAAGTTTCAGGAAACCACAGCGCCAGGTGAGCGGTCAGAAGAATTAACCTTACAAGAGTTCGAATTGCTCCAGAAACCATTTCACGAGTTTGATACATTGGAACAGATAACCGAACGGGAAACAAGGATACTCGTCAAGAAACTCCTCAAGGAAGTTGAAGAACTGAAGGAAGTTCAGAGTAGTACCGATTCGTGA
- a CDS encoding type IV pilus twitching motility protein PilT yields the protein MIDVYDIIQKAKHARATDVHLSVGNPPVLRIDGFLSRMQGYPPVSSEDILGFVESILHSRTKVKEKMEVDFSFGFQDLRVRANLYYERGNPALALRLITKRIRTFEELGLPPILKDFCDRDSGLLIITGPTGSGKSTTLAAMIEYINTTYAYHIITIEDPIEYVFENKNSLIHQREVGRDTESFYDGLKYALRQDPDIILVGEMRDLETISLALTAAETGHLVLATLHTNSAATAPERIVDVFPAHQQRQVSLQLANTLIGVVYQRLVPKKTSGLMPIIEVLVANTAVRNLIREGKIHQIEGMMQAAQKQGNVLFDDALVKAYLMGHITKETVMGFARNPEEVAKKIGWTNT from the coding sequence ATGATAGATGTCTACGATATCATCCAGAAAGCAAAACACGCACGTGCAACGGACGTCCACCTTTCCGTTGGAAATCCACCGGTTCTACGGATTGACGGATTTCTCTCGAGAATGCAAGGTTACCCTCCTGTCAGTTCGGAAGATATCCTGGGATTTGTTGAAAGCATCCTCCACTCGAGGACGAAAGTTAAAGAGAAGATGGAGGTTGACTTTTCCTTCGGATTCCAGGACCTGAGAGTGAGGGCGAACCTGTACTACGAGAGGGGAAATCCGGCTCTTGCGCTCAGGCTCATAACCAAGCGCATTAGGACGTTCGAAGAGTTAGGTTTGCCACCGATACTGAAAGATTTCTGTGATAGAGATTCCGGGTTGCTCATAATTACCGGGCCAACGGGAAGTGGTAAATCGACCACGCTCGCGGCGATGATAGAGTACATAAACACCACGTACGCTTACCACATAATCACGATAGAAGATCCAATCGAGTACGTTTTCGAGAATAAGAACTCTCTCATTCACCAACGCGAGGTCGGACGCGACACCGAGAGCTTTTACGATGGTTTAAAGTACGCCCTGAGGCAGGACCCGGATATCATACTCGTGGGGGAAATGCGCGACTTGGAGACGATTTCCTTGGCTCTCACCGCGGCGGAAACTGGACACCTGGTTTTAGCAACACTTCACACAAACTCGGCGGCGACCGCACCGGAACGAATCGTCGATGTTTTTCCGGCACACCAGCAAAGGCAAGTATCACTGCAACTTGCCAACACGCTCATCGGTGTTGTATATCAGAGACTCGTACCGAAAAAAACATCCGGGCTCATGCCCATCATTGAGGTACTGGTCGCCAACACGGCTGTAAGGAACCTCATACGTGAAGGTAAGATCCATCAGATAGAAGGTATGATGCAAGCAGCTCAAAAACAAGGTAATGTACTTTTCGACGATGCACTCGTAAAAGCTTATCTGATGGGACACATTACGAAGGAAACTGTTATGGGATTTGCGAGGAACCCGGAGGAGGTGGCCAAGAAGATAGGATGGACAAACACGTAA
- the miaA gene encoding tRNA (adenosine(37)-N6)-dimethylallyltransferase MiaA, with the protein MRKKLIISGPTGAGKTDLVVELSEKLPLEVISMDSRQIYKYMDIGTAKPDPFQLSKVKHHMIDIIEPNEYFNAFLYQKMAKEIERDIWERGKIPVFVGGTGLYIDALVKGFFEGVPRDENIRRELSRLNEQEPGILRKMLEEFDPEAASRIHPQDIKRTIRALEVYLKTGKRISELQKQVVQTEYLLMVINPPREKLYAKINERVEKMIEHGLVDEVRELISRYDKNLDAFKTIGYKEVIDYLDGVYSLDMAIHLIKRNTRHYARRQIIYLRRFKDAIWLDPTEGNVVEKVRRIIEENLPR; encoded by the coding sequence TTGAGAAAAAAGCTCATCATCTCCGGACCCACTGGTGCTGGAAAGACTGACTTGGTTGTGGAACTTTCCGAAAAATTACCGCTTGAAGTTATCTCAATGGATTCGCGGCAAATATACAAGTACATGGACATCGGTACCGCGAAACCTGATCCGTTTCAGCTTTCAAAAGTCAAGCACCACATGATAGATATCATCGAGCCGAACGAATATTTCAACGCATTTCTTTACCAGAAGATGGCGAAGGAGATCGAACGGGATATCTGGGAGCGCGGGAAAATACCGGTATTCGTCGGCGGCACGGGATTGTACATAGATGCCCTTGTGAAAGGATTTTTCGAAGGGGTTCCAAGGGACGAGAACATAAGGAGAGAGCTGAGCCGACTTAACGAACAGGAACCTGGAATTTTAAGGAAGATGCTTGAGGAATTTGACCCCGAAGCGGCTTCGAGGATCCATCCCCAGGATATTAAGAGAACAATCCGGGCGTTGGAAGTTTACCTCAAGACGGGTAAGCGGATTTCGGAGCTCCAAAAGCAGGTCGTGCAAACGGAGTACCTGCTTATGGTAATTAATCCGCCCCGCGAAAAGTTGTACGCAAAGATAAACGAACGCGTCGAGAAAATGATCGAACATGGTCTGGTTGATGAAGTACGCGAGCTTATATCACGTTACGACAAAAACTTGGACGCGTTCAAAACCATCGGATACAAGGAAGTGATTGATTACCTCGATGGTGTTTACTCGCTCGATATGGCCATCCATCTGATTAAGCGAAACACACGGCATTACGCGCGCAGGCAGATAATTTACTTGCGTAGGTTCAAAGATGCCATCTGGTTGGATCCGACCGAAGGTAACGTGGTAGAAAAGGTTAGACGTATCATCGAAGAAAATCTACCGAGGTGA
- the dnaX gene encoding DNA polymerase III subunit gamma/tau, which translates to MEALYRKYRPKKFGEIVGQEHVKRILLNSLETRTISHAYIFAGPRGTGKTTTARILAKSLNCAVNPFSEPCNECESCRAVDAGSHLDVVELDAASNRGIDEIRRIRDGVNFAPAMGRYKVYIIDEVHMLTKEAFNALLKTLEEPPAHVVFVLATTNPEKIPPTIASRCQILEFKNLSVEDIVERLRDVCRVEGFDVSEDALRKIAKRAAGGLRDALSILEQVVRFTGGEVQSSAVDEALGLMSEEKIEQFVNAIVQSDTQKIAEFVENVYVEKGDFDTFTTQLIDYTLSVGTDEMVRLGLEFYRIKKELKNAEEKLLIAKLLFTALCKKWKTESSSEPGSRREAAALVHLAVGSERTSKSGTPDAGNIGGASGKTSGKTGGDEGSTLKSGAKEQDEKQLKDEKSFSGLAEANVSDTTQGVTRVTESILEDLKYKGDLSIFVALSLAKVFENPDEIRIVFDESRKFSYELLKERKSEVEMLYKNKSGKFRPVRLEIASDGEDPVLERLKSLFGEPET; encoded by the coding sequence GTGGAAGCCCTTTACCGTAAATACCGACCCAAAAAATTTGGAGAGATCGTAGGTCAGGAACATGTTAAAAGAATACTTTTGAACTCTCTCGAAACTAGGACTATATCCCATGCTTACATATTCGCCGGCCCACGCGGAACGGGTAAGACAACAACCGCCCGTATCTTGGCGAAGTCTTTGAACTGCGCGGTTAACCCGTTCTCCGAACCGTGTAACGAATGCGAATCCTGTAGGGCAGTCGACGCCGGGTCGCATCTGGATGTAGTTGAGTTGGATGCGGCGTCGAACAGGGGTATCGACGAAATTAGGCGAATCAGGGATGGCGTGAACTTTGCACCGGCAATGGGAAGGTACAAAGTGTACATCATCGACGAAGTACACATGCTCACGAAAGAAGCGTTCAACGCGCTTTTGAAGACGTTGGAAGAGCCTCCAGCTCACGTGGTTTTCGTACTCGCCACGACGAATCCGGAGAAGATACCCCCAACGATCGCTTCAAGATGCCAAATCCTCGAGTTCAAAAACCTTTCAGTTGAGGATATTGTCGAGCGCCTGAGGGATGTTTGTCGGGTGGAAGGGTTCGACGTGAGTGAGGATGCGCTGCGAAAAATTGCCAAACGGGCGGCCGGTGGTCTCAGGGACGCACTCTCGATCCTCGAGCAGGTTGTAAGATTCACAGGTGGCGAGGTTCAATCCTCAGCAGTGGATGAAGCTTTGGGATTGATGAGTGAAGAGAAGATAGAACAGTTTGTGAACGCGATTGTTCAGAGTGATACGCAAAAGATTGCCGAGTTTGTTGAGAACGTTTACGTTGAGAAAGGAGACTTCGACACGTTCACAACGCAGTTGATAGACTACACACTTTCCGTTGGAACTGACGAAATGGTAAGGCTTGGACTTGAGTTTTATCGGATAAAGAAAGAACTTAAAAATGCTGAAGAAAAACTACTCATTGCAAAGTTACTTTTCACTGCCTTGTGCAAAAAATGGAAAACTGAATCGAGTTCCGAACCTGGGAGCCGCAGGGAAGCTGCCGCTCTGGTGCACCTGGCCGTGGGAAGTGAGCGGACCTCAAAGAGTGGGACACCTGATGCGGGAAACATAGGCGGGGCAAGTGGTAAGACAAGTGGTAAGACAGGTGGCGATGAAGGTTCAACGCTGAAATCTGGAGCTAAAGAGCAAGATGAGAAACAGTTGAAAGATGAAAAGAGCTTCTCCGGTTTGGCGGAGGCAAACGTTTCCGACACAACACAGGGGGTAACGCGCGTCACAGAGTCTATCCTGGAGGATCTTAAGTACAAAGGGGACCTTTCCATCTTTGTTGCACTTTCCTTGGCGAAAGTGTTTGAAAATCCCGACGAGATTCGCATAGTTTTCGACGAATCGAGGAAGTTCAGCTACGAGCTACTTAAAGAAAGAAAAAGTGAGGTCGAGATGCTCTACAAGAACAAGAGTGGCAAATTCCGTCCCGTCAGGTTGGAAATCGCATCCGATGGGGAAGATCCTGTTCTCGAGCGTCTCAAATCGCTTTTTGGTGAGCCGGAGACCTAA
- the rho gene encoding transcription termination factor Rho codes for MKQLQEMNMKELYELARKYDIPRYTSMRKQDLIFEILEAKAKAEGYFFGEGVLEIAPDGFGFLRSLETMLTGPKDIYVSQSQIRKFNLNTGDIVSGVIRPPKEGERFSAMIKIEAINYKPPEFADERVNFENLTPDYPKERYYLETEKDIYSTRLIDLFAPIGKGQRGMIVAPPKAGKTTILKEIANGIAKNHPDTIRIVLLIDERPEEVTDIRESVDARVIAAPFDMPSDKQIKIAELTLEMCKRLVEYGNDVVVLLDSLTRLARVYNITVPPSGKLLTGGVDPAALYKPKQFFGAARNTREGGSLTIIATALIETGSKMDEVIFEEFKGTGNMELVLSRQLANKRIFPAINLILSGTRKEELLLDQETLKKIWILRRMLNSMSEEEGLKLILSKLKETRNNEEFLRLIDAYKSG; via the coding sequence ATGAAACAACTTCAGGAGATGAACATGAAAGAACTGTACGAGCTTGCCAGAAAATACGATATTCCAAGGTACACGAGCATGAGAAAGCAAGACCTAATCTTCGAAATCCTCGAAGCCAAAGCGAAAGCTGAAGGTTATTTCTTTGGAGAAGGCGTACTTGAAATCGCACCCGATGGGTTTGGCTTCTTGAGAAGCTTGGAAACGATGCTGACCGGGCCGAAGGATATTTACGTTTCGCAATCCCAGATCAGAAAGTTCAACCTCAACACCGGTGATATCGTTTCCGGTGTAATCCGTCCCCCAAAAGAAGGGGAGCGTTTCAGCGCGATGATAAAGATCGAAGCGATCAATTACAAACCACCGGAATTCGCGGATGAGAGAGTAAATTTCGAAAATCTCACGCCGGATTACCCGAAAGAACGCTACTACCTTGAAACAGAAAAGGATATCTACTCAACCAGGCTCATTGACCTCTTCGCGCCGATAGGTAAGGGTCAACGTGGGATGATCGTTGCACCACCGAAAGCCGGTAAGACGACGATACTCAAGGAAATAGCCAACGGTATTGCGAAGAACCATCCCGACACCATTCGTATTGTGTTACTTATCGACGAACGTCCGGAAGAAGTTACGGATATCCGTGAGTCGGTCGATGCGCGGGTCATCGCTGCACCGTTCGATATGCCATCGGATAAACAGATCAAAATAGCCGAACTAACGCTTGAAATGTGCAAGCGACTCGTTGAGTACGGCAACGATGTGGTTGTGTTGCTTGATAGCTTAACGCGTTTGGCTCGTGTTTACAACATCACCGTACCTCCGAGCGGCAAGTTACTCACCGGAGGTGTTGACCCGGCCGCTCTGTACAAACCAAAACAGTTCTTCGGTGCCGCGCGCAACACCAGGGAAGGAGGAAGTTTAACCATCATAGCGACAGCACTTATAGAGACTGGATCAAAGATGGACGAAGTCATATTCGAAGAGTTCAAAGGAACTGGTAACATGGAACTTGTTCTCTCAAGACAGCTGGCCAACAAACGCATTTTCCCGGCGATCAACCTGATTCTCTCGGGAACGCGAAAGGAAGAACTCTTACTTGACCAGGAGACGTTGAAGAAAATTTGGATACTGAGGCGTATGCTGAACTCGATGAGCGAAGAGGAAGGTCTGAAGCTGATACTCTCAAAGTTAAAAGAGACGCGAAATAACGAGGAGTTCTTGAGACTAATAGACGCCTACAAATCTGGCTGA
- the upp gene encoding uracil phosphoribosyltransferase — protein sequence MLHIVDHPLIKHKLTIMRKSDTGPKEFRELLREITLLLAYEATRHIEVYEMEIETPLEKTKGYYINDKDIVVIPILRAGLGMVDGILQLLPNASVGHIGIYRDPQTLRAIDYYFKSPRLNDKSEIFVLDPMLATGVSAVDAITKIKQNGGKRITFISLIAAPEGVKAVEEVHPDVDIYTASLDRELNDHGYILPGLGDAGDRLFRTK from the coding sequence ATGTTACATATCGTGGATCATCCGTTGATTAAGCACAAACTAACGATAATGAGAAAATCCGACACGGGGCCGAAGGAATTTAGAGAATTGCTCAGGGAAATCACTCTACTCTTGGCCTACGAGGCTACCCGGCACATCGAGGTTTACGAGATGGAAATAGAAACTCCTTTAGAAAAGACGAAGGGATATTACATAAACGATAAAGACATCGTGGTGATTCCCATCCTCAGGGCCGGGCTCGGAATGGTGGATGGAATACTCCAGCTTTTACCGAACGCTTCGGTAGGACACATCGGAATTTACAGGGATCCCCAAACGCTACGGGCGATAGATTATTACTTTAAATCACCAAGGCTAAACGACAAGAGCGAAATATTCGTCCTTGATCCGATGCTCGCAACCGGGGTTTCGGCCGTTGACGCGATAACCAAGATCAAACAGAACGGTGGCAAGCGCATCACGTTCATATCACTCATCGCCGCACCTGAAGGTGTGAAGGCTGTTGAAGAAGTGCATCCGGATGTTGACATCTACACGGCATCACTCGATAGGGAACTGAACGACCACGGTTACATACTACCTGGCCTTGGTGACGCTGGTGATAGGCTATTCCGTACAAAGTGA
- a CDS encoding organic solvent tolerance protein OstA: MRKKLFFLLALLLTFFVVTITTSQTTTVQTTTPAKKSKTVRVSADYVEPKSDVIYYRGKIFVNIEEDKVSLKTSEMYVRKVGDKWRLVEVTAKSEFSFEGGSAVADKMTYDLDNKTGTLTNTTVTIVDDKSKEKIVVVADSLNFDLDNDRYSGTKKGGVSITKGDVTAVADRFEYDKKKGELKLVGSVVLTDNKKGIKMTASDALIYTENNDMKANNVTIELRVD, encoded by the coding sequence ATGAGGAAAAAGCTGTTTTTTCTACTCGCATTGTTGTTGACGTTTTTCGTGGTCACCATAACCACCTCGCAGACGACAACCGTTCAAACTACCACACCGGCGAAAAAGTCGAAAACCGTAAGGGTATCAGCCGACTACGTGGAGCCCAAGAGCGATGTTATCTACTACAGGGGCAAGATTTTCGTGAACATAGAGGAGGACAAGGTCAGCTTGAAAACATCCGAGATGTACGTGAGAAAGGTTGGCGATAAGTGGAGACTTGTTGAAGTTACAGCAAAATCAGAATTTTCCTTTGAAGGAGGTAGTGCCGTTGCGGACAAGATGACCTACGATCTGGATAACAAGACCGGTACGTTGACCAACACCACCGTTACGATCGTGGATGATAAGAGTAAGGAAAAAATCGTTGTTGTGGCCGACAGCTTGAATTTTGATTTGGACAACGACAGGTACTCTGGAACAAAGAAGGGCGGTGTAAGCATAACGAAAGGCGATGTAACGGCGGTGGCCGATAGGTTCGAATACGACAAGAAGAAAGGGGAACTGAAACTTGTCGGATCTGTTGTTCTGACCGACAACAAGAAAGGAATCAAGATGACCGCTTCCGATGCACTGATATACACAGAGAACAACGATATGAAGGCGAACAACGTTACAATAGAGCTCAGGGTTGACTAA
- a CDS encoding S-layer homology domain-containing protein has protein sequence MSKVIVQVRTFRRLHMFLVLLISLGSVAMATTIRDLTPASSEYKAVSFLVQKKIMELDQNQNFKPSLLITRLDLAKYLYNLITVYNLENLPTKVVPDVSKDIDRLQNQIGNLEKQLQEIQKTLQAADTSRLSNEVGDLKKRLTTLEGRFDTRLGQSDAKLTELETRLKALESRVTQLSTQISQLSQATQTAQSAQAVQSVHPALTELQNSFKTLDNTVKNLSDSFRKMDDTLKAQATDLAGLRSKITSVENAVQQLSRSLAELDSRLSGIPETLTSDRRTFTTQLDMLKRDISKLSEQQEEMAKSVRSLVDALNETRQRISGVESEITKQLSSQVGELSRMLSSLDARVQKLEKVINTGEDFISRLEVLDPLTLVNFVGNLQLTVNRLEQLEAKVQKNDEAIRTFSADLKQLGAQIADIKSTQKALEDVNSKLVTSIERQSELERMVRGSEKRLQELKNEIEIYKWLSIAGILTAGVFALLFVLGSQ, from the coding sequence GTGTCTAAGGTTATAGTACAAGTGCGGACTTTCCGCCGTTTGCACATGTTTCTTGTACTTTTGATCTCACTGGGTAGCGTGGCGATGGCTACGACGATCCGAGACTTAACTCCGGCATCGAGTGAATACAAGGCAGTTTCTTTCCTGGTTCAAAAAAAGATCATGGAGCTTGACCAAAACCAAAATTTCAAACCTTCCCTGTTGATAACAAGGCTGGACCTTGCAAAATACCTATACAACCTGATTACCGTTTACAACCTTGAAAATTTACCCACGAAAGTGGTACCAGACGTTTCCAAAGATATTGACAGACTTCAGAACCAAATCGGTAACCTCGAGAAACAGTTACAGGAAATCCAAAAAACCTTACAAGCAGCGGATACTTCACGCCTCAGTAACGAGGTAGGTGACTTGAAAAAAAGACTAACCACGTTGGAAGGACGGTTTGACACGCGCTTGGGACAGTCAGATGCCAAGTTGACGGAGCTCGAGACGAGGTTGAAGGCCCTGGAGTCAAGGGTTACGCAGCTGTCAACTCAGATTTCACAATTAAGTCAAGCTACACAGACTGCGCAGTCCGCTCAAGCTGTTCAAAGTGTACATCCGGCTCTAACAGAGCTTCAAAATTCGTTCAAAACGTTGGATAACACCGTGAAAAATTTGTCCGATTCGTTCAGGAAAATGGACGACACTCTGAAAGCGCAAGCAACGGATTTGGCGGGTCTGAGGTCTAAAATAACGAGTGTGGAGAATGCCGTCCAGCAGTTGTCCCGGAGTCTTGCGGAATTGGATTCGCGTCTGAGTGGAATCCCCGAGACGCTTACCAGCGACAGGAGGACGTTTACAACGCAGCTCGATATGTTGAAAAGAGATATTTCCAAGTTATCCGAACAACAGGAGGAGATGGCGAAGTCCGTTCGAAGTCTGGTTGATGCATTGAACGAAACTCGTCAAAGAATCTCCGGTGTGGAATCGGAAATAACAAAGCAGTTGAGTTCACAAGTTGGAGAACTTTCAAGGATGCTTTCGAGTTTGGATGCGAGGGTACAGAAGCTCGAAAAAGTGATTAACACGGGTGAGGATTTCATAAGCAGGTTGGAGGTGTTGGATCCGCTCACACTCGTGAATTTCGTTGGCAACTTACAGCTTACAGTGAACAGACTCGAGCAGCTTGAAGCCAAGGTGCAGAAGAACGACGAGGCTATCAGGACGTTCAGTGCTGATTTAAAGCAATTAGGTGCTCAGATTGCCGATATCAAATCCACCCAAAAGGCGTTGGAAGACGTAAATTCAAAACTCGTAACGTCCATCGAAAGGCAGAGCGAACTTGAGCGCATGGTTCGGGGATCGGAAAAAAGGCTCCAAGAATTGAAGAACGAGATCGAGATTTACAAATGGCTCTCGATTGCGGGAATATTAACAGCTGGCGTATTCGCCCTTCTCTTCGTGCTTGGTTCGCAGTGA
- a CDS encoding patatin-like phospholipase family protein: MESTYKWGLALQAGGVRGFSHIAVLEFLEHYGIAPEILAGSSIGAVVGALYCIYEDAKTVYQVLSENIRLALNSGGRKGGRVYPGPFTEVRMLFSENLFSLDDYYVFFRRMFGRRRFSELKRKLLVVSFDLAARESLVIDEGFLVDAVLASCTVPGFFEPPFLGGSKQLDGGVLSPLPVTELKRFGVEIVVASAFEVERTSPKTFEDLLELLDALREKEILENEIRQSDYAFVFPLRVEWMEFDKYRVVYENAKNYLAGRKHEFEDFLRRRLDSLFV, from the coding sequence GTGGAGTCCACGTACAAGTGGGGATTGGCACTCCAAGCCGGCGGAGTTCGCGGTTTCTCGCACATCGCGGTGCTGGAGTTTTTGGAACACTACGGAATAGCACCGGAAATTTTGGCAGGTTCATCCATAGGAGCGGTTGTTGGTGCACTTTATTGCATTTACGAGGATGCTAAAACTGTTTACCAGGTTCTGTCGGAAAACATAAGGTTGGCTCTAAACAGTGGTGGACGGAAAGGGGGACGAGTTTATCCGGGGCCCTTTACTGAGGTTAGGATGCTTTTCAGTGAAAACTTGTTCAGCCTTGACGATTACTACGTGTTTTTCAGGAGAATGTTCGGTAGGAGGCGTTTCTCCGAGCTCAAACGAAAGCTTTTGGTTGTTTCCTTTGACCTTGCAGCGAGGGAATCGCTGGTCATAGATGAGGGGTTTTTAGTGGATGCTGTGCTCGCAAGCTGCACCGTTCCTGGATTTTTCGAGCCACCGTTCCTGGGAGGTTCCAAGCAGTTGGATGGCGGTGTGCTCAGCCCGCTTCCAGTTACGGAGTTGAAGCGTTTCGGTGTTGAAATCGTTGTTGCGAGTGCATTCGAGGTGGAAAGGACTTCTCCCAAAACCTTTGAGGACTTGCTGGAATTACTTGATGCCCTGAGGGAAAAGGAAATCCTTGAAAACGAGATACGTCAGTCGGACTACGCATTCGTTTTTCCATTAAGAGTGGAATGGATGGAATTCGACAAATACAGGGTGGTTTACGAAAATGCAAAAAACTACTTAGCGGGGAGGAAGCACGAGTTTGAAGATTTCCTTAGGCGGAGACTTGATTCACTATTTGTGTAG
- the prfA gene encoding peptide chain release factor 1, translated as MESIREWVQNSLEELERKMMENLDVKEMIKVSSEYNRFREVLDLVNEYFNLLDERELWREEPGSDEEIAKLDAKIETTTNEILALLLPEDEFRDRNVFLEIRAGTGGEEAALFAGDLLRMYLRYAERKGWEAEILDESRSDLGGYKEVIVRIKGKNSGTYMKYERGVHRVQRIPVTESGGRIHTSTATVAVLPELKDVDVYIDPKDIRIDTYRASGAGGQYVNKTESAVRITHIPTGIVVTCQSERSQLQNRERAMMVLRAKLYELARREQEEKISSQRKSQIGTGERSEKIRTYNFPQNRVTDHRINLTIYNLQAVLDGELDLIIPKLMQHEIEEQLRELGVITR; from the coding sequence ATGGAAAGTATCCGCGAGTGGGTACAAAACTCACTCGAAGAGCTAGAAAGGAAGATGATGGAGAATCTTGATGTTAAAGAAATGATAAAAGTTTCATCGGAATACAACCGTTTTAGAGAAGTACTCGATTTGGTAAACGAATACTTTAACCTCCTTGATGAAAGGGAACTGTGGAGAGAGGAACCTGGTAGCGACGAAGAAATCGCCAAGTTGGATGCCAAGATCGAAACGACCACCAACGAGATACTGGCGCTTTTATTACCCGAGGACGAATTCAGGGATAGAAACGTCTTCCTCGAAATTCGTGCTGGAACCGGGGGCGAGGAAGCTGCCCTGTTTGCCGGTGATTTGCTACGGATGTACCTGCGCTACGCGGAGCGCAAAGGTTGGGAAGCGGAAATTTTGGACGAAAGTAGGTCGGACCTCGGTGGTTACAAAGAAGTCATCGTCCGGATAAAGGGTAAGAACAGTGGTACTTACATGAAGTACGAGCGAGGTGTGCACAGAGTCCAGCGTATCCCGGTTACGGAATCAGGCGGTAGAATTCACACCTCAACGGCAACCGTTGCCGTCTTGCCCGAACTCAAGGATGTCGATGTGTACATAGATCCGAAAGATATACGAATCGATACATACCGCGCCTCGGGAGCTGGTGGCCAATACGTTAACAAAACGGAATCGGCCGTTCGAATCACCCACATTCCCACGGGTATAGTCGTTACGTGCCAGTCGGAACGTTCTCAGCTCCAGAACCGCGAACGCGCGATGATGGTTCTAAGGGCCAAGTTGTACGAATTGGCACGACGCGAGCAGGAGGAAAAGATCTCGAGCCAACGTAAATCGCAGATTGGAACCGGTGAGCGGAGCGAAAAAATAAGAACCTACAACTTCCCACAGAACCGCGTGACCGATCACAGGATAAACCTCACGATATACAACCTTCAAGCGGTACTCGATGGCGAACTGGATTTGATCATCCCCAAACTCATGCAACATGAAATCGAGGAGCAACTCAGGGAACTTGGGGTCATAACACGATAG